A single genomic interval of Helicoverpa zea isolate HzStark_Cry1AcR chromosome 19, ilHelZeax1.1, whole genome shotgun sequence harbors:
- the LOC124639277 gene encoding cytochrome P450 6B5-like → MITLLLLFAVFSIISAIYLLSKKKFQYWEKKKVPHPSPVALLGNFGNYILQRQFLGDIVQEICDKFPNAPYIGAYYATEPALIVKDPELIKLVITKDFYFFSNREVAEFSNREKLTQNLFATSGNQWKVLRQNLTPVFTSAKMKNMFHLIEKCSHVFEDFLDKEAKSDEVEMRALIARYTMDCIGTCAFGVDTRTMDKTENNPFTAVGNSIFILDWFQSFKFTLRSIYPSIFYALRYTTLPPMVEAFFTNLMTGVFKGRNYTPTSRNDFVDFVLKWKHDKTITGDSLENLKSNSQKKVSLEVDDDLLVAQCFIFFAAGYETSATTLSFTLYELAKNPEAQKRAIAEVDDYLRRHNNELKYECLSELPFVEACFDETLRKYPVLSVLAREVAEDYTFPSGLKVEKGLRILLPLYHLHHNPEYFPDPEEYRPERFLPEN, encoded by the coding sequence ATGATCACTTTACTTCTGTTGTTCGCGGTATTTTCGATAATATCCGCGATTTACCTcttatcaaagaaaaagtttcaATATTGGGAGAAAAAGAAAGTGCCACACCCATCTCCGGTTGCTCTTCTAGGAAATTTTGGGAATTATATTTTGCAGAGGCAATTTCTCGGAGATATTGTACAGGAAATATGTGACAAATTCCCGAACGCACCGTACATCGGTGCTTACTACGCCACAGAACCGGCTCTGATCGTTAAAGACCCTGAACTCATCAAGCTCGTCATCACCAAGGACTTCTACTTCTTCAGTAACCGTGAAGTAGCGGAGTTCAGTAACCGGGAAAAGTTAACACAGAACCTCTTCGCCACTTCTGGAAATCAATGGAAGGTGTTACGTCAGAACCTGACTCCTGTGTTTACCTCCGCGAAGATGAAGAACATGTTTCATTTGATCGAAAAGTGTTCTCACGTATTTGAGGATTTTCTTGACAAGGAAGCCAAAAGCGACGAGGTCGAAATGAGGGCTCTTATAGCGAGATACACGATGGATTGCATTGGAACCTGTGCATTTGGCGTTGACACGAGAACAATGGACAAAACGGAGAATAATCCGTTTACAGCAGTTGGCAACAGTATTTTTATACTGGACTGGTTCCAATCATTCAAGTTCACGCTGAGAAGTATCTATCCCTCAATTTTCTATGCCCTGAGATATACAACACTTCCACCAATGGTCGAAGCATTCTTCACCAACTTAATGACTGGAGTCTTTAAGGGGCGCAACTATACGCCCACATCTCGGAATGACTTCGTAGATTTCGTACTAAAATGGAAACACGATAAAACAATCACAGGGGACAGTCTAGAAAACTTGAAATCTAATTCACAGAAGAAAGTGAGTTTAGAAGTCGATGATGATCTCTTAGTGGCGCAGTGCTTCATATTTTTCGCTGCTGGATATGAAACTTCAGCCACTACTTTGAGTTTCACTTTGTATGAGTTAGCGAAAAATCCTGAAGCTCAGAAGAGAGCTATAGCCGAGGTGGACGATTATCTGCGGCGTCATAACAATGAGCTGAAGTACGAGTGCCTTTCGGAATTGCCATTTGTAGAAGCGTGCTTTGACGAGACCCTTCGTAAATATCCAGTTCTGAGTGTGCTAGCTCGTGAAGTGGCAGAAGATTATACTTTCCCTTCTGGATTGAAGGTAGAGAAAGGGCTGCGTATATTACTGCCTCTCTATCACTTGCACCATAACCCGGAGTACTTCCCGGATCCGGAGGAGTATCGGCCGGAGCGGTTCCTGCCTGAGAACTAG
- the LOC124639275 gene encoding cytochrome P450 6B5-like, with protein sequence MITSLLLTAVFVIIFTIYLVSKKKFQYWEKRKVPHLPPVPLLGNFGKFILQRQFLGYTLQYICEKFPKAPYVGAYFGTEPALLIQDPELIKLVITKDFYFFSGREVSEYVDKERFTQNLFSTSGNKWKVLRQNLTPVFTSAKMKNMFHLIEKCSHVFEDFLDKEAKSNDVEMRALIARYTMDCIGTCAFGVETKTMNETENNPFTAVGNSIFALSWFQGFKFVLRSIYPALFYALGFKSLPPEVDAFFSNLMTGVFKGRNYTPTSRNDFVDFVIKFKQNKTMTGDSLANMKSDSQKKVSLEVDDDLLVAQCFIFFAAGYETSATTLSFTLYELAKNPEAQKRAIAEVDDYLRRHNNELKYECLSEMPFIEACIDETLRIYPVLSLLTREVVEDYTFPTGLKVEKGLRIFLPLYHLHHNPDFFPDPEEYRPERFLAENKDNIKPYTYMPFGDGPRICIGMRFAKMQMAAGIITLLKKYRLELAPGMSPKIEFEPNSFVSQVVGGIKLKMIEREGWEGRMLKNL encoded by the exons ATGATCACTTCATTGCTACTAACGGCAGTTTTTGTGATAATCTTCACAATCTACCTCGTGTCCAAGAAAAAGTTCCAATATTGGGAGAAAAGGAAAGTACCACATTTACCTCCGGTTCCTCTCCTGGGAAATTTCGGGAAATTTATTCTGCAGAGGCAATTTCTTGGCTACACATTACAATACATATGCGAAAAGTTCCCCAAAGCACCATACGTGGGTGCTTACTTTGGCACAGAACCCGCCCTACTCATTCAAGATCCTGAACTCATCAAACTCGTCATCACTAAGGACTTCTACTTCTTCAGTGGCCGTGAGGTATCTGAATATGTCGACAAGGAAAGGTTTACTCAGAACCTCTTCTCCACTTCCGGAAACAAATGGAAGGTGTTACGTCAGAACCTGACTCCAGTGTTTACCTCCGCGAAGATGAAGAACATGTTTCATTTGATCGAAAAGTGTTCTCACGTGTTTGAAGATTTTCTTGACAAGGAAGCCAAAAGCAACGATGTCGAAATGAGGGCTCTTATAGCGAGATACACGATGGACTGCATAGGAACCTGTGCATTTGGCGTTGAAACAAAAACCATGAACGAGACGGAAAATAATCCGTTCACAGCAGTCGGTAACAGTATTTTCGCACTTAGCTGGTTCCAAGGATTTAAATTTGTTCTGAGAAGTATCTATCCTGCACTTTTTTACGCGTTGGGATTCAAAAGTCTTCCACCAGAAGTTGATGCATTCTTCTCCAATTTAATGACTGGAGTTTTTAAGGGACGCAACTATACGCCCACATCTCGGAATGACTTTGTCGATTTTGTCATcaagtttaaacaaaataaaactatgacagGGGACAGTCTGGCTAACATGAAATCTGATTCACAGAAGAAAGTGAGTTTAGAAGTCGATGATGATCTCTTAGTGGCGCAGTGCTTCATATTTTTCGCTGCTGGATATGAAACTTCAGCCACTACTTTGAGTTTCACTTTGTATGAGTTAGCGAAAAATCCCGAAGCTCAGAAGAGAGCTATAGCCGAGGTGGACGATTATTTGCGGCGACACAACAATGAGCTGAAGTACGAGTGCCTTTCGGAGATGCCATTTATTGAAGCCTGCATTGACGAAACCCTTCGTATATACCCAGTTTTAAGTCTGTTAACTCGCGAAGTGGTAGAGGATTACACTTTCCCCACTGGATTGAAGGTGGAGAAAGGTCTGCGTATATTCTTGCCATTGTATCACTTGCATCATAACCCGGACTTCTTCCCGGATCCGGAGGAGTATCGGCCGGAACGGTTCTTGGCTGAGAACAAGGATAATATAAAACCATACACGTACATGCCTTTCGGTGACGGCCCCAGAATTTGTATTG GTATGAGATTCGCGAAAATGCAAATGGCCGCTGGAATAATAACGTTGCTGAAGAAATACCGCTTGGAACTGGCTCCAGGGATGTCGCCAAAGATTGAGTTCGAACCAAATTCTTTTGTGTCGCAAGTCGTGGGAGGAATCAAACTGAAGATGATTGAGAGAGAAGGTTGGGAGGGAAGAATGTTGAAGAACCTGTAA
- the LOC124639276 gene encoding cytochrome P450 6B5-like, translated as MIVLLSIVLPLIFYAFYLFTTRKFQYWEKKKVPYIKPVPIFGNFSEYILQKKFIGEVVKEICQKFPNEPLIGAYYGTEPTLIVQDPELIKLVMTKDFYFFNGREVSDYSHRELFSRNLFATHGDQWKVLRQNLTPLFSSAKMKNMFYLIEKCSLVFEKVLDKETQKCDEIEVRALMAAYTMDCIGSCVFGVDTNVMEKKENNPFKNVGDIIFEANKLRALKLVARSIWPAIFFGLGFNTQPAEVKNFFTNLMTGIFSARQYTPTNRNDFVDLVLKLKNNKTMVGDSFNNVKSDSAAKVTLDVDDELLIAQCFLFFAAGYETSATTLNYTLYELAKNPEAQERALAEVDEYLRRNDNMLKYECVAETPYLEACTNEALRLYPVLAIPTREVMDDYTFPSGLKVEKGLRIHLPAYHLQRSPEYFPDPEKFQPERFLPENKQNIRQYTYFPFGDGPRVCIGIRFARMQMAAGLITLLKKYRVELAPGMKREVVLQPTSVITQPIGGIRLKFVERENWEQRLLKSS; from the exons ATGATAGTCTTACTATCAATCGTGTTGCCTTTGATTTTCTACGCCTTCTATCTCTTTACCACGCGAAAATTTCAATATTGGGAGAAAAAGAAAGTGCCATATATAAAACCGGTTCCTATCTTCGGGAATTTCTCCGAATACATTCTACAGAAGAAGTTCATCGGAGAAGTTGTCAAAGAAATATGCCAGAAATTCCCCAACGAACCATTAATCGGTGCCTATTATGGCACAGAACCAACGTTGATCGTCCAAGATCCCGAACTCATCAAGCTCGTGATGACAAAGGATTTCTACTTCTTCAATGGCCGTGAAGTTTCTGATTACTCTCATAGAGAATTGTTCTCACGTAACCTTTTCGCTACACACGGAGACCAATGGAAGGTGCTGCGTCAGAATCTGACCCCGTTGTTCTCTTCCGCTAAGATGAAGAACATGTTCTATTTGATTGAGAAGTGCTCtcttgtgtttgagaaagttcTTGACAAGGAAACACAAAAATGTGATGAGATTGAAGTGAGGGCTCTAATGGCTGCCTACACTATGGACTGCATCGGCTCCTGTGTGTTTGGTGTTGACACGAACGTGATGGAGAAAAAAGAGAATAATCCCTTCAAAAATGTTGGTGATATCATCTTCGAAGCTAACAAACTCAGAGCGTTAAAGTTAGTTGCTCGGTCTATTTGGCCAGCCATATTCTTCGGGTTGGGATTTAACACACAACCCGCAGAAGTCAAAAACTTTTTCACAAACTTAATGACCGGTATTTTTAGCGCACGTCAATACACGCCGACGAACAGAAATGACTTTGTTGATCTCgtattaaaactgaaaaacaacaaaacaatggTAGGCGACAGTTTTAATAACGTGAAGAGCGATTCAGCGGCGAAAGTGACGCTCGACGTGGATGATGAACTTTTAATAGCTCAGTGCTTTTTGTTCTTCGCTGCAGGATATGAAACCTCAGCCACCACATTAAATTATACCTTGTATGAATTGGCCAAGAATCCCGAAGCTCAAGAAAGGGCTTTAGCAGAAGTGGATGAGTATCTGCGTCGTAACGATAATATGTTGAAGTATGAATGCGTCGCGGAGACTCCGTATCTTGAAGCGTGTACAAATGAAGCTCTTCGGCTGTACCCAGTGCTAGCAATACCGACTCGTGAAGTAATGGATGACTATACTTTCCCTTCAGGGCTGAAGGTTGAGAAAGGTCTTCGAATACATCTCCCAGCATACCACTTGCAACGTAGTCCGGAATACTTCCCGGATCCAGAGAAGTTTCAGCCAGAACGATTCCTTCCTGAAAATAAACAGAATATAAGACAGTACACGTACTTCCCTTTTGGTGATGGTCCAAGAGTCTGTATTG GTATAAGATTTGCAAGAATGCAAATGGCGGCGGGTCTGATCACTTTGCTGAAGAAGTATCGAGTGGAACTGGCTCCAGGGATGAAGAGAGAAGTGGTCCTCCAGCCTACATCTGTAATCACTCAGCCTATTGGTGGAATCAGGCTTAAGTTTGTGGAGAGAGAGAATTGGGAGCAAAGATTGCTGAAATCATCTTga